The Austwickia sp. genome includes a region encoding these proteins:
- the pgeF gene encoding peptidoglycan editing factor PgeF, giving the protein MPAEGGRAAVRWGFTRAPGGVSVGPHAGLNLAEHVGDDPAAVRANRELLAADLGLAPERLVFMNQVHGARVATVCGPWGAGAAPDEADAMVTVEPGLALAVMVADCVPVLLADPAAGVVAVAHAGRPGMIAGVVPAVVAAMRAAGATDIVSAVGPSVCGRCYEVPDTMRAQGAAVAPVSATVSWTGTPALDVASGVVAQLREAGVASIAWVPGCTRESPHLYSYRRTPVTGRFAGVVVRSAG; this is encoded by the coding sequence CTGCCGGCCGAGGGCGGCCGCGCCGCGGTGCGGTGGGGCTTCACTCGTGCCCCGGGCGGGGTCAGCGTGGGCCCGCACGCGGGACTCAACCTCGCCGAGCATGTCGGCGACGACCCTGCCGCCGTTCGGGCCAACCGGGAGCTGCTCGCCGCCGACCTCGGGCTGGCTCCGGAGCGGCTGGTGTTCATGAATCAGGTACACGGCGCCCGGGTCGCGACCGTGTGCGGCCCGTGGGGTGCGGGGGCCGCGCCCGACGAAGCGGATGCCATGGTGACCGTCGAGCCCGGCCTGGCCTTGGCCGTCATGGTCGCCGACTGCGTGCCGGTCCTGCTCGCCGACCCCGCCGCGGGCGTGGTCGCGGTCGCGCACGCGGGCCGGCCGGGGATGATCGCGGGCGTGGTGCCCGCTGTGGTCGCGGCGATGCGCGCGGCGGGAGCGACCGACATCGTCTCGGCCGTCGGGCCCTCGGTGTGTGGGCGCTGTTACGAGGTGCCCGACACGATGCGGGCGCAGGGCGCGGCCGTCGCGCCGGTGAGCGCCACCGTCAGTTGGACAGGCACGCCGGCGCTGGACGTGGCCTCGGGTGTCGTGGCGCAACTGCGGGAGGCCGGCGTGGCCTCGATCGCGTGGGTCCCCGGCTGCACGCGCGAGTCCCCGCACCTGTATTCGTACCGTCGCACGCCCGTGACGGGCCGGTTCGCCGGCGTCGTCGTACGGAGTGCCGGGTGA
- the ftsZ gene encoding cell division protein FtsZ: MAAPQNYLAVIKVVGIGGGGVNAINRMIEVGLKGVEFIAINTDAQALLMSDADLKLDVGRELTRGLGAGADPEVGRRAAEDHAEEIEEALKGADMVFVTAGEGGGTGTGGAPVVAKIAKGIGALTIGVVTRPFTFEGRRRANQAESGIGTLREEVDTLIVIPNDRLLSISDRAVSMLDAFRSADQVLLSGVQGITDLITTPGLINLDFADVKSVMQGAGSALMGIGSARGEDRAVQAAELAISSPLLEASIDGAHGVLLSIQGGSDLGLFEINEAARLVQEAAHPEANIIFGAVIDDALGDEVRVTVIAAGFDSGTPQRGSDRQLGGISQVPSQPQQRQMPPQQQRPAQQPPQRPMQPPTMPVTPPQRMPGQVAPAPQPARQPEPVPAAAPMRQAEPPRERPERLERQQEPVRVSDPARQPEPARQPARQDAVRPPRTVTFDDADDLDVPDFLK; encoded by the coding sequence GTGGCAGCACCCCAGAACTACTTGGCCGTGATCAAGGTCGTCGGGATCGGTGGCGGCGGCGTCAACGCGATCAACCGCATGATCGAGGTCGGGTTGAAGGGCGTCGAGTTCATCGCCATCAACACCGACGCACAGGCCCTGCTCATGAGCGACGCCGACCTCAAGCTGGACGTGGGTCGCGAGCTCACCCGCGGCCTGGGTGCCGGGGCCGACCCCGAGGTGGGTCGGCGGGCGGCCGAGGATCACGCGGAGGAGATCGAGGAGGCCCTCAAGGGGGCCGACATGGTCTTCGTCACCGCGGGCGAGGGCGGCGGCACGGGCACCGGCGGCGCGCCGGTCGTGGCGAAGATCGCCAAGGGCATCGGCGCGCTGACCATCGGCGTCGTCACGCGCCCGTTCACGTTCGAGGGGCGGCGCCGGGCGAATCAGGCGGAGTCCGGCATCGGCACCCTGCGCGAGGAGGTCGACACCCTCATCGTCATCCCGAACGACCGGCTCCTGTCGATCAGCGACCGGGCCGTCAGCATGTTGGACGCGTTCCGCAGCGCCGACCAGGTGCTGCTCTCCGGCGTGCAGGGCATCACCGACCTCATCACCACCCCCGGTCTGATCAACCTGGACTTCGCCGACGTCAAGTCGGTCATGCAGGGCGCCGGGTCCGCGCTCATGGGCATCGGTTCCGCTCGCGGCGAGGACCGGGCGGTGCAGGCCGCGGAGCTGGCCATCTCGAGCCCCCTGCTGGAGGCCAGCATCGACGGCGCGCACGGCGTCCTGCTCTCCATCCAGGGCGGCAGCGACCTCGGCCTCTTCGAGATCAACGAGGCCGCCCGCCTGGTCCAGGAGGCCGCGCACCCCGAGGCCAACATCATCTTCGGTGCGGTCATCGACGACGCCCTCGGCGACGAGGTGCGCGTCACCGTGATCGCGGCCGGCTTCGACAGCGGCACCCCCCAGCGGGGCAGCGACCGCCAGCTCGGCGGCATCTCCCAGGTGCCCTCGCAGCCCCAGCAGCGCCAGATGCCCCCGCAGCAGCAGCGTCCCGCGCAGCAGCCGCCGCAGCGTCCGATGCAGCCGCCGACCATGCCGGTCACCCCGCCGCAGCGCATGCCCGGGCAGGTGGCCCCCGCGCCGCAGCCGGCCCGCCAGCCGGAGCCCGTGCCCGCCGCGGCGCCCATGCGCCAGGCCGAGCCCCCGCGCGAGCGCCCGGAGCGTCTCGAGCGCCAGCAGGAGCCGGTCCGCGTCTCCGACCCGGCTCGCCAGCCGGAACCCGCCCGGCAGCCGGCGCGCCAGGACGCCGTACGGCCGCCGCGCACCGTCACCTTCGACGACGCGGACGACCTGGACGTCCCGGACTTCCTGAAGTAA
- a CDS encoding FtsQ-type POTRA domain-containing protein, producing the protein MVGASVREGATRVRRGATFRRVVGVSVGVVVAAALVLWLFLAGPWLRVNSVNVVGGDAGQQAAVHRVADRELGQPLVKVDSAAVQRDLAGVPAFSRVDVIRDWPDRLTVSVVVRTPVLALKMAQGPLQLVDADGVVYAPVDAPPQGVPPATVAHPDNAREVRSAAGVLAALDAGQRAKVSSVTATSPDDVRFVIDGVTVQWGGPSDGRRKAVTMAALLHQKGIKTINVSAPDSPVIS; encoded by the coding sequence GTGGTGGGCGCCTCCGTACGCGAGGGCGCCACGCGGGTCCGCCGGGGCGCGACCTTTCGGCGGGTCGTCGGGGTGTCCGTCGGCGTCGTCGTCGCCGCAGCGCTGGTGTTGTGGCTCTTCCTGGCGGGCCCCTGGCTGCGGGTGAACTCGGTCAACGTTGTGGGTGGGGACGCTGGCCAGCAGGCCGCGGTCCATCGAGTGGCGGACCGGGAGCTAGGTCAACCTCTGGTCAAGGTTGATAGTGCTGCGGTGCAGCGCGACCTGGCTGGGGTGCCGGCCTTCTCCCGGGTCGACGTGATCCGCGACTGGCCCGACCGGCTGACCGTTTCGGTGGTGGTGCGGACCCCCGTGCTGGCCTTGAAAATGGCTCAAGGTCCGCTTCAGCTTGTCGACGCTGACGGGGTCGTCTACGCACCGGTCGACGCCCCGCCCCAGGGGGTGCCGCCGGCCACGGTGGCGCACCCCGACAACGCGCGTGAGGTGCGCTCGGCTGCCGGGGTGCTGGCGGCCCTCGATGCTGGTCAGCGAGCCAAGGTGAGCAGCGTGACCGCGACCTCTCCGGATGATGTGCGGTTCGTGATCGACGGCGTCACGGTCCAATGGGGCGGCCCCTCGGACGGTCGCCGGAAGGCGGTCACGATGGCCGCGCTCCTGCATCAAAAGGGGATCAAGACCATCAACGTGAGTGCGCCCGATTCGCCCGTCATCTCGTGA
- a CDS encoding UDP-N-acetylmuramate--L-alanine ligase — translation MKPRFDLDAPVPTAAELGNVHVLAVGGAGMSAVARLLVVAGVPVSGADQQDSDVLTALAAEGVRVWVGHDPAHLDGVDTVVVSSAIREENVELAEARRRGLRILHRSQALAALMRGRRSVAIAGANGKTTTSAMLATALTAAGADPSYAIGGELLATGTNAALGGGDSFVAEADESDGTFLVYHPQVAVVTNVQPDHLDFYGTFEAVQEAYAAFAATVLPGGLLVACADDAGSARLAERAAATGLRVVTYGESPSADVRLVEPAFDGLASRVDLVEGQGRRSLALDVPGIHNLLNATAAYVAATRGLGVDPAAVLAGLGSFRGARRRFEAKGAASGVRVVDDYAHNPGKVAAVVSTASRLARPGRLVVAFQPHLYSRTRDFADAFGAALAPADVVVVTDVYGAREEPVAGVSGALVADAVRRHGRAAVSYVPDKNDLAERLEHLTESGDLVLTVGAGDITAIGPQLLRRLEGAHCG, via the coding sequence ATGAAGCCCCGGTTCGACCTCGACGCCCCGGTCCCGACCGCCGCCGAGCTGGGAAACGTGCACGTCCTCGCGGTGGGTGGGGCCGGGATGTCCGCGGTGGCCCGCCTCCTCGTGGTGGCCGGGGTACCGGTGTCGGGGGCCGACCAACAGGACTCGGACGTGCTCACCGCGCTGGCCGCGGAGGGCGTGCGGGTGTGGGTCGGGCACGACCCGGCCCACCTGGACGGCGTCGACACCGTCGTGGTGTCCTCGGCCATCCGCGAGGAGAACGTCGAGCTGGCCGAGGCGCGGCGGCGCGGGCTGCGCATCCTGCACCGGTCACAGGCCCTGGCGGCGCTCATGCGGGGGCGCCGGTCGGTGGCGATCGCCGGCGCCAACGGCAAGACCACGACGAGCGCGATGCTCGCCACGGCGCTGACCGCCGCGGGGGCGGACCCGTCGTACGCGATCGGCGGTGAGCTGCTCGCCACGGGGACCAACGCGGCCCTGGGGGGCGGCGACTCCTTCGTCGCGGAGGCGGACGAGAGCGACGGGACCTTCCTCGTCTACCACCCGCAGGTCGCCGTGGTCACCAACGTGCAGCCGGATCACCTCGACTTCTACGGCACGTTCGAGGCCGTGCAGGAGGCCTACGCCGCGTTCGCCGCCACCGTCCTGCCCGGGGGGCTCCTCGTCGCCTGCGCGGACGACGCGGGCTCGGCCCGGCTCGCCGAGCGCGCGGCGGCGACCGGGCTGCGCGTCGTGACGTACGGCGAGTCCCCCAGCGCCGACGTCCGCCTGGTGGAGCCCGCCTTCGACGGGCTGGCCTCGCGGGTGGACCTGGTGGAAGGCCAGGGGCGTCGGTCGCTGGCCCTCGACGTGCCCGGCATCCACAACCTGCTCAACGCCACGGCCGCCTATGTGGCGGCGACGCGCGGCCTGGGCGTCGACCCTGCGGCCGTCCTGGCCGGGTTGGGCTCGTTCCGGGGCGCCCGCCGCCGCTTCGAAGCCAAGGGCGCGGCCTCGGGGGTGCGGGTGGTGGACGATTACGCGCACAACCCGGGGAAGGTGGCCGCGGTCGTGTCCACGGCGAGTCGGCTGGCTCGGCCGGGGCGGCTGGTGGTGGCCTTCCAGCCGCACCTGTACTCCCGGACGCGGGACTTCGCCGACGCCTTCGGCGCGGCGCTGGCGCCCGCTGACGTCGTGGTCGTGACCGACGTGTACGGCGCGCGCGAGGAGCCCGTCGCGGGGGTGAGCGGAGCGCTCGTCGCCGATGCGGTACGCCGGCACGGGCGGGCGGCGGTCAGCTACGTGCCGGACAAGAATGACCTGGCCGAGCGACTCGAACACCTGACCGAGTCGGGCGACCTGGTGCTGACCGTAGGCGCCGGGGATATCACCGCGATTGGTCCGCAGCTCCTGCGTCGGCTGGAGGGCGCGCACTGTGGTTGA